Proteins encoded within one genomic window of Prosthecobacter fusiformis:
- the hrpB gene encoding ATP-dependent helicase HrpB, which yields MSAPALPIFEIRDAVVSCLHDPKVPNMLIKAPTGSGKSTQVPQFVLDAGILKEGQRCIVLQPRRIAARMLAQRVAKERGARLGGEVGYQVRFDNVTSRDTRLIYVTEGVMLRLLMEDPELAKIGCIVIDEFHERHLDGDLVLAWAIALQRARRPDLKIIVMSATLTPGPLTEFMQPVELLESKGRTYPVQVRYQTPNKNVRTNELEPVWEQAARACEALAGELGSSGDILVFMPGAFEIRKTMMALQGRSFAKGRRIVALHGELSPQDQDAAVTPGEQPKIIVSTNVAETSLTIEGVRAVVDAGLARIASYDPRRGINTLTIQKISRASAEQRAGRAGRLGPGIALRLWAEREHIHRAESEAPEIQRLELGEALLALHVASGKAKLDIEWFEKPAEAALARAEGLLHDLGAIAGGRLTQTGLKMSAFPTHPRFSRMLLAASENGCVREAALCAAIAQGRDILMVGKNNASHKNEDFWEPGDLTEFQALLRAFIRAEAMNFDPQACIPLNVHAMASREAARSYDQFLRLAQRAGLVINDEVAPAESLAKTLLAAFSDHLGVETSSGSRIYRVAGGYSGNLAKDAHIKPPRLLVAAEITEVQGKALTVQLNLVTKVEEEWLREMFPDDFVTGKRAQYDAINRRVMNLEVVRFRSLVLSSREKGEPDHNTAATLLADEVIAGRLTLTLWNERVEQWITRVNCLAKWMPDLEIAPITEEDRRIIIEQVCHGATAYRQLKDKDVFPALHQWLSHAQRDLLDRYAPERLNLKNGKTARIVYDEKQPPSVSVVLQQMYDVNENPKVAHGRVTVTVHLLSPAQRPIQTTGDIGRFWKESYPAVRTQLRGRYPRHEWR from the coding sequence CTGGCTCAAAGAGTGGCCAAAGAACGGGGAGCCAGGCTAGGAGGAGAGGTGGGCTACCAGGTGCGGTTTGACAACGTGACCTCCCGCGATACCCGACTGATTTATGTGACAGAAGGGGTGATGCTGCGCCTGCTGATGGAAGACCCGGAGCTGGCCAAAATAGGCTGCATTGTCATTGATGAATTTCATGAGCGGCATCTGGATGGTGATCTGGTGCTGGCCTGGGCCATCGCCCTGCAACGGGCACGGCGGCCGGATTTAAAAATCATCGTCATGTCCGCGACGCTGACGCCAGGACCGCTGACGGAATTCATGCAGCCGGTGGAACTGCTGGAATCCAAAGGCCGCACCTACCCCGTGCAGGTGCGCTATCAGACACCTAACAAAAACGTGCGTACGAATGAGCTGGAGCCTGTGTGGGAGCAGGCAGCGCGGGCCTGCGAAGCGCTGGCCGGGGAGCTGGGCAGCAGCGGGGACATCCTGGTCTTCATGCCGGGGGCGTTCGAGATCCGCAAGACGATGATGGCGCTGCAAGGCCGCAGTTTTGCCAAAGGCAGGCGCATCGTCGCCCTGCATGGAGAGCTATCTCCGCAGGATCAGGATGCTGCTGTGACTCCAGGGGAGCAGCCGAAGATCATCGTCAGCACGAACGTGGCCGAAACATCCCTGACCATCGAAGGCGTGCGGGCGGTGGTGGATGCTGGGCTGGCGCGCATCGCCAGCTATGATCCGCGCCGTGGCATCAATACGCTGACGATCCAGAAGATCAGCCGGGCAAGTGCGGAGCAGCGGGCTGGACGCGCAGGGCGCCTGGGGCCGGGCATCGCCCTGCGGCTGTGGGCTGAGCGTGAGCACATCCACCGTGCTGAAAGTGAAGCGCCGGAAATTCAACGCCTGGAGTTAGGCGAGGCGCTTCTGGCTCTGCATGTGGCCTCTGGTAAGGCAAAGCTGGACATCGAGTGGTTCGAGAAACCAGCGGAGGCGGCTTTGGCGCGGGCTGAGGGCCTGCTGCACGATCTGGGAGCCATCGCCGGAGGACGGCTGACGCAGACGGGGCTGAAGATGTCCGCCTTTCCCACACATCCCCGTTTTTCACGCATGTTGTTAGCCGCCTCTGAGAACGGCTGCGTACGGGAGGCCGCGCTGTGTGCTGCCATCGCCCAAGGGCGGGACATCCTCATGGTGGGGAAGAACAATGCCTCGCACAAAAACGAGGACTTCTGGGAGCCAGGGGACCTCACTGAATTTCAGGCTCTGCTGCGTGCCTTTATCCGGGCGGAGGCGATGAACTTTGATCCCCAAGCCTGCATTCCACTGAATGTTCATGCGATGGCATCGCGCGAAGCGGCCCGCAGTTACGACCAGTTCCTGCGTCTGGCCCAGCGTGCCGGGCTGGTCATCAATGATGAAGTGGCCCCGGCGGAATCTTTGGCGAAAACTTTGTTAGCCGCCTTCAGCGACCACCTGGGAGTTGAGACCAGCAGCGGCAGCCGTATCTATCGTGTGGCCGGGGGTTACAGTGGAAACTTGGCCAAGGATGCGCACATCAAGCCGCCGCGCCTGCTGGTGGCGGCGGAGATCACGGAGGTGCAGGGAAAGGCCCTGACGGTGCAGCTCAATCTGGTGACCAAAGTGGAGGAGGAATGGCTGAGGGAGATGTTCCCAGACGACTTCGTGACGGGCAAGCGGGCGCAATACGATGCCATCAACCGCCGAGTGATGAACCTGGAGGTGGTACGCTTCCGCAGCCTGGTGCTGAGCAGCCGGGAAAAGGGGGAGCCTGATCACAACACGGCGGCCACTTTGCTGGCGGATGAGGTCATCGCCGGGAGGCTGACGCTGACGCTCTGGAACGAGCGCGTGGAGCAGTGGATCACCCGTGTGAACTGCCTGGCCAAATGGATGCCTGATCTGGAAATCGCCCCCATTACGGAAGAGGACCGGCGTATCATCATCGAGCAGGTCTGCCATGGAGCCACAGCTTACCGGCAGCTCAAGGACAAGGATGTTTTCCCTGCCCTGCATCAATGGCTGAGCCATGCCCAGCGAGATCTTTTGGACCGTTACGCGCCGGAGAGGCTGAACCTGAAGAACGGTAAGACGGCCCGCATTGTTTACGATGAAAAGCAGCCGCCGAGCGTCAGCGTGGTGCTGCAGCAGATGTATGACGTGAACGAAAACCCGAAGGTGGCCCATGGCCGCGTGACGGTCACCGTGCATCTGCTTTCCCCTGCCCAACGGCCGATCCAGACCACGGGTGACATTGGCCGATTCTGGAAAGAGAGCTACCCGGCGGTGCGCACGCAGCTACGCGGACGGTATCCGCGGCATGAGTGGCGTTAG
- a CDS encoding ABC transporter ATP-binding protein, with amino-acid sequence MIQIENLSMHYGELKALDSLSLEIRPGELFAFLGPNGAGKTTAIKLLTGLMKPMSGSVHICGIDIQKEPLKAKSLLGYVPDVAVFYEKLNAPEFMHFIAELFEMDLHHAAARTKALFTQFGLHEHCGQRIENLSHGTRQRLAIVSALLHEPKVFVIDEPMVGLDPIHARVVKEELKRQTQAGATVLMSTHLLNIAEEVADRIGIIHRGKLLFVGTLKELHAAQEKQGLNLEEIFLEMVS; translated from the coding sequence ATGATCCAGATCGAAAATCTCAGCATGCATTACGGCGAACTCAAGGCGCTCGACAGCCTCTCGCTGGAGATCCGGCCAGGGGAGCTCTTCGCCTTTCTGGGACCCAATGGTGCAGGCAAGACCACCGCCATCAAGCTGCTGACCGGCCTCATGAAGCCCATGAGCGGCAGCGTGCACATCTGCGGCATCGATATTCAAAAGGAACCGCTAAAAGCCAAATCCCTGCTCGGCTACGTCCCAGATGTGGCCGTGTTTTATGAAAAGCTCAATGCGCCCGAGTTCATGCACTTCATCGCCGAGCTTTTCGAGATGGACCTGCACCATGCGGCGGCTCGTACCAAGGCATTGTTTACCCAATTTGGCTTGCATGAGCACTGCGGCCAGCGGATCGAAAACCTCAGCCACGGCACACGCCAGCGCCTGGCCATCGTCAGCGCCCTTTTGCATGAGCCGAAGGTCTTCGTGATTGATGAACCTATGGTCGGTCTGGACCCCATTCACGCCCGCGTGGTAAAGGAAGAACTCAAACGCCAGACCCAGGCCGGAGCCACCGTCCTCATGAGCACCCACCTGCTAAACATCGCCGAAGAAGTCGCCGACCGCATCGGCATCATCCACCGCGGTAAGCTCCTCTTCGTCGGTACCCTCAAAGAACTCCACGCCGCTCAGGAAAAGCAGGGTCTAAATCTGGAAGAAATCTTTCTGGAGATGGTCAGTTGA
- a CDS encoding D-2-hydroxyacid dehydrogenase, with amino-acid sequence MKIVLLDAYTANPGDVSWSPLESLGECAFHDRTPVAETVARCAGAEVIITNKAPVTREIIAALPDLKYIGVTATGYNIVDVVAAKERGIVVTNVPGYSSPAVAQLVFALLLELTNNVGHHARSVSEGRWQSCPDFSYWDSPIIELSGRTLGIIGYGDIGSAVGRIATAFGMKVLASKRDWKTPPPEGVTPASIDEVFAQSDAISLHCPLTDATKFLVCERTISLMKKSAYLINTGRGPLVDEAALAQALNEGRIAGAGLDVISVEPPKDGNPLIGAKNCLVTPHIGWASREARVRLIEATAANLRAFVDGKPVNVVG; translated from the coding sequence ATGAAAATCGTTTTGCTTGATGCCTATACCGCGAACCCCGGAGATGTCTCCTGGTCCCCCCTTGAATCCCTGGGCGAATGCGCCTTCCACGACCGTACGCCAGTGGCGGAAACGGTAGCCCGCTGTGCCGGTGCGGAGGTGATCATCACCAACAAGGCCCCTGTGACGCGTGAGATCATCGCAGCCCTGCCGGACCTGAAATACATCGGAGTGACGGCTACGGGCTATAACATCGTGGACGTGGTGGCCGCCAAGGAGCGCGGCATCGTTGTCACGAATGTGCCAGGATACAGTTCACCCGCCGTGGCCCAGCTCGTCTTTGCCCTGCTGCTGGAACTGACGAATAACGTGGGGCATCATGCCCGGAGTGTGAGTGAGGGCCGCTGGCAGTCATGCCCGGACTTTTCCTACTGGGACAGCCCGATCATCGAACTGAGCGGCCGCACGCTCGGCATCATCGGATATGGTGACATCGGCAGTGCGGTGGGTCGCATCGCGACTGCTTTTGGCATGAAAGTGCTGGCCAGCAAACGCGACTGGAAGACACCGCCGCCGGAGGGTGTGACCCCAGCTAGCATTGACGAGGTCTTTGCTCAGAGCGATGCCATTTCCCTGCACTGCCCGTTGACGGATGCCACCAAGTTTCTGGTTTGTGAGCGCACGATCAGCCTGATGAAAAAGAGTGCCTACCTGATCAATACGGGGCGTGGCCCGCTGGTGGACGAGGCTGCGCTGGCGCAGGCTCTCAATGAGGGGCGCATCGCCGGAGCAGGTCTGGATGTGATCTCGGTAGAACCGCCGAAAGATGGCAATCCACTCATCGGGGCTAAGAACTGTCTCGTCACCCCACACATCGGCTGGGCTAGCCGTGAGGCGCGCGTGCGCTTGATCGAAGCGACGGCGGCGAATCTGCGGGCCTTCGTGGATGGCAAGCCGGTGAATGTGGTGGGGTGA